The genome window TGGAGAAGGCGGGAAGCTATTTTCTGCTTTCTTTTGAGGAGGAAAAATGGTAGAATAAAGGCAAACTATAAAGAGGAGTGTCACATGACTAAAGCAAACTTTGGTGTTGTTGGTATGGCCGTAATGGGTCGTAACCTTGCCCTTAATATCGAATCTCGTGGCTACACAGTTGCCATTTTTAACCGTAGTAAAGAAAAAACAGAAGATGTGATTGCTTGCCATCCTGATAAAAACTTTGTGCCAAGCTATGATATCGAAAGCTTCGTAAACTCTATCGAAAAACCACGTCGTATCATGCTCATGGTTCAAGCAGGACCTGGTACAGACGCAACTATCCAAGCCCTTCTTCCACACTTGGACAAAGGTGACATCTTGATCGACGGAGGAAACACTTTCTATAAAGATACTATCCGTCGTAACGAAGAGTTGGCGAATTCAGGGATCAACTTTATTGGTACTGGTGTATCTGGTGGGGAAAAAGGCGCCCTTGAAGGTCCTTCAATCATGCCTGGTGGACAAAAAGAAGCGTATGACTTGGTAGCTGACGTTCTTGAAGAAATCTCTGCAAAAGCGCCTGAAGATGGAAAACCATGTGTGACTTACATCGGTCCTGATGGAGCTGGTCACTACGTGAAAATGGTCCACAACGGTATCGAGTACGGGGATATGCAATTGATCGCAGAAAGCTATGACCTCATGCAACACTTGCTTGGTCTTTCTGCAGAAGACATGGCTGAAATCTTCACTGAATGGAACAAGGGTGAATTGGACAGCTACTTGATCGAAATCACTGCTGATATCTTGAAACGCAAAGACGACGAAGGTCAAGATGGACCAATCGTAGACTACATCTTGGACGCTGCAGGAAACAAAGGAACTGGTAAATGGACTAGCCAATCAGCGCTTGACCTTGGTGTGCCATTGTCACTCATCACTGAGTCAGTATTTGCCCGTTACATCTCTGCCTACAAAGAAGAACGTGTACACGCTAGCAAGGTTCTTCCAAAACCAGCTGCATTCAAATTTGAAGGAGACAAGGCTGAGTTGATCGAAAAAATTCGTCAAGCCCTTTACTTCTCAAAAATCATCTCTTACGCACAAGGTTTTGCGCAATTGCGTGTTGCTTCTAAAGAAAACAACTGGAACTTGCCGTTTGCGGACATCGCATCTATCTGGCGCGATGGATGTATCATCCGTTCTCGTTTCTTGCAAAAGATCACAGATGCTTACAACCGCGATGCAGATCTTGCTAACCTTCTATTGGATGAGTACTTCTTAGATGTTACTGCTAAGTACCAACAATCAGTTCGGGATATCGTAGCTCTTGCTGTTCAAGCTGGTGTACCCGTACCAACCTTCTCAGCAGCCATCACTTACTTTGATAGCTACCGTTCAGAGGATCTTCCAGCAAACTTGATCCAAGCACAACGTGACTACTTTGGTGCTCACACTTACCAACGTAAAGACAAAGAAGGTACCTTCCACTATTCTTGGTACGACGAAAAATAATCTTGCTCTATGGTCAAACGAGTTCTACTAGTAGAAAATGAGAAGCAAATCGCTCGCTTCATTGATTTGGAACTTCAAAAAGAAGGGTACCAAGTTGATGTGGTCGAGGATGGAAAAGCGGGTCTGGCTTTGATTGCTGCGACCAAATATGATCTGATCTTGTTTAATTACGATTTGTCAGATATGTCTGGTGAAACATTCGCAGAGGAAATCAGTCGGATTCGCCCAGCTTCTGTTTTGATTGTTTTGGATAGCCGCGAAAAAATTGCTGAGCACAAAGAGAGTATTCAGCGCTTTGCCGTTTCCTATATGGTTAAACCCTTTATTATCAGCGATTTGGTAGATAAGATCACAGCCATTTTTAGAGGACGTGATTATATTGACCAACATTGTAGCCAGATGAAAATCCCAACATCATACCGCAATTTGCGCATTGATGTGGAACACCATACCGTCTATCGTGGGAAAGACATGATTAGTTTAACCCGCAGAGAGTATGATCTCTTAGCGACTCTGATGGGAAGCAAAGGGGTGGTGACACGAGATCAGTTGTTGGAAAGTGTCTGGAAGTACGAGAGTACAGGTGAGACTAATATTGTGGACGTCTATATCCGTTATCTCCGTGGGAAAATTGATCTACCCGGTCAAAAAAGCTATATTAAGACCGTTCGTGGGATTGGCTATGCCATGCAAGACACATTAGAATAAAATATTCGAACCCTTAGAGGGTTCGAATATTTTTATGACTCAAGGGAAACGTTTGCGTTTGGAAAGGATGGGTTTAAAAAAGGATTTGGCTAAAAAAAGATAAAAAAAGATAAAATTTAGAGAAAAAAATGAATGTAAGGCTTTACAAATTTTTAAAATGTGGTATACTAGAAACAAATTAAGCGCAAACGTTTTCTTAAAAACAAAAGCCTTAAACAATATAAGGAGGTTGAATGATGAATAAAGGATCATTCAAAAGTTTATTTAGCTTTGAATTCTGGCAGAAGTTTGGTAAGGCCTTGATGGTCGTTATCGCTGTCATGCCAGCTGCTGGGTTGATGATTTCAATCGGGAAATCAATCCCTATGATCAACCCGAATTTATCTCCACTTGTTATTACAGGTGGGATTCTCGAACAAATCGGTTGGGGGGTTATCGGTAACCTTCACATCCTCTTTGCACTCGCTATCGGTGGTAGCTGGGCCAAAGAGCGTGCTGGGGGTGCCTTTGCGGCTGGTCTCTCTTTCATCTTGATTAACCGTATTACCGGTGCAGTTTTTGGAGTTACATCTGCAATGTTGGCTGATAAGGATGCTACCGTTCATACGATCTTAGGTGGATCAATTAAAGTTGCAGACTACTTCATTAGTGTCCTTGAGGCACCGGCACTTAATATGGGGGTGTTTGTAGGGATTATCTCAGGTTTTGTTGGAGCAACTGCTTTCAATAAATACTATAACTACCGTAAACTTCCAGAAGCCCTTTCTTTCTTTAACGGGAAGCGCTTTGTCCCATTCGTTGTTATCGTTCGTTCAGCTCTTACAGCCTTGGTTTTGGCAGCCTTGTGGCCAGTGGTTCAATCAGGAATTAATGGATTCGGTGTCTGGATCGCCAACTCACAATCAACAGCTCCAGTATTGGCACCATTCTTGTTTGGTACCTTGGAACGTCTTCTCTTGCCGTTTGGTCTTCACCACATGTTGACCATTCCAATCAACTATACTCAATTGGGTGGTAGCTACCAAGTTCTTACAGGTGCTGCCAAAGGAACAACTGTATTTGGACAAGATCCACTTTGGTTAGCTTGGGTAACAGACCTTGTTAACTTGAAGAAGGCAGATCCTAGCCAATACCAACACTTGCTTCATGCGTACACACCAGCTCGTTTCAAAGTTGGTCAAATGATTGGATCATTTGGTATCTTGATGGGGGTTGTAGTTGCTATCTATCGCAATGTGGACCCAGATAAGAAAGAAAAATACAAAGGGATGCTTTTTGCAACTGCCCTTGCTACATTCTTGACAGGTGTTACAGAACCAATTGAATACATGTTCATGTTCATTGCAACACCATTGTACTTGATCTACGCCTTTGTTCAAGGTGCTGCCTTTGCAATGGCTGACTTGGTTCACCTTCGTGTCCACTCATTCGGTTCAATCGAGTTCTTGACACGTACCCCAATGGCCATCAACGCTGGTTTGGCATTAGATATCTTTAACTTTGTATGGGTAACAGTCCTCTTTGCCTTTATCATGTACTTCATTGCTAACTTCATGATTAAGAAATTCAATTATGCAACTCCAGGACGTAACGGTAACTATGAACAAAATGATGATGCCCCTGCAGGAGATGGTGCAGCAGCAGGTGCTGCTACAAGCTCAGCAAGCTCACAAGTCATTAACATTATCAACCTTCTTGGTGGACGTGCTAACATCGTCGACGTTGACGCATGTATGACTCGTCTTCGTGTAACCGTTAAGGATGCTGAAAAAGTAGGAACAGAAGAACAATGGAAAGCTGAAGGCGCTATGGGTCTTGTCATGAAAGGACAAGGGGTCCAAGCGATCTACGGACCTAAAGCTGACGTATTGAAATCTGATATCCAAGACGTTCTTGATTCAGGTGAAGTTATTCCTGAAACACTTCCTAGCCAAATGACAGCAGTTCAAAAAGCTGAAGCAACCTTTAAAGGGGTAACTGATGAAGTGCATTCCGTTGCAGATGGTGAAGTGATCAACATCGAAGATGTGAAAGATCCTGTATTCTCACAAAAAATGATGGGTGACGGATTTGCGGTTGAGCCTGAAAATGGCCACATCGTTTCACCAGTTGCTGGTAAAGTTACTAGCGTCTTCCCAACCAAACATGCCCTTGGTTTGGTAACAGATAATGGTTTGGAAGTCTTGGTTCACATCGGTCTAGATACTGTTAGTCTTGAAGGAAAACCATTTGAGGTTAAAGTTTCTGAAGGTCAAACAGTGGCTGCTGGAGACCTCTTGGTAGAAGCAGACCTTGATGCGATCCGTGAAGCTGGTCGTGAAACTTCAACAATTGTTGTCTTCACAAATGCAGATGCGATTAAATCCGTTAAGGTCGAACATACTGGTAAATTGGCAGCAAATGCGCCAGTTGCAACAGTAGAATTATAAAAGACATCGGCAAAGAAAATGAGGTTGGGGCAGTGCACCCGGCCTCTTGCCGTTTCTTGATTTGGAGAGAAGGAGAAATCAGGGGATGAAATTTTTAACATTAAATTCCCATAGTTGGATGGAAGAGAATGCTCAGCAAAAATTTGAAACCCTCAAGGAACAAATTTTGGAAGCGCAATATGATGTGATCTGTTTCCAAGAGGTCAATCAAGAAATGGGCTCAGAAGCAGTCGAAACAGATGAGTATTATCAAGCCTTGCCATCATCTGTAGCCATTCACAAAGATCACTTTGTTCGCGTATTGGTAGAAGAGTTAGCTGCTCAAGGACTCCACTATTATTGGACTTGGGCTTATAACCATATTGGCTATGATCACCTCAATGAGGGTGTGGCCGTTCTTTCGCGTCAACCCTTGAAGGCGGATGAGATTTTGGTATCCAATATGGATGATCCAACGGACTACCATACTCGTCGAGTAGCCGTTGCCCATACAAGTGTAGATGGCAAAGAGATTGCTGTTGCCAGCGTCCATCTTTCTTGGTGGGACAAAGGTTTCCAATTTGAGTGGCCACGCATTGAGAACTACTTCAGCCAAGTAGGCAAACCCTTTATTCTAGCTGGTGATTTCAATAATCCTGCCGGTCAAGAAGGGTATGAGACGATTCTATCCAGTTCCCTTAAGCTTCAAGACAGCTTTATCGAAGCTAAAGAAACAAAGGGGACTTATACTGTAGGTCCTGGAATCGATGGCTGGACGGATAATCAAGTTCCATTGCGAATCGATTACGTCTTTGCAAGTCCAGAATGGGACATCCAGCGTCTACATGTCATTTTTGATGATCAAAACAAACCCCATGTCAGTGATCACTATGG of Streptococcus sp. S5 contains these proteins:
- the gndA gene encoding NADP-dependent phosphogluconate dehydrogenase; the protein is MTKANFGVVGMAVMGRNLALNIESRGYTVAIFNRSKEKTEDVIACHPDKNFVPSYDIESFVNSIEKPRRIMLMVQAGPGTDATIQALLPHLDKGDILIDGGNTFYKDTIRRNEELANSGINFIGTGVSGGEKGALEGPSIMPGGQKEAYDLVADVLEEISAKAPEDGKPCVTYIGPDGAGHYVKMVHNGIEYGDMQLIAESYDLMQHLLGLSAEDMAEIFTEWNKGELDSYLIEITADILKRKDDEGQDGPIVDYILDAAGNKGTGKWTSQSALDLGVPLSLITESVFARYISAYKEERVHASKVLPKPAAFKFEGDKAELIEKIRQALYFSKIISYAQGFAQLRVASKENNWNLPFADIASIWRDGCIIRSRFLQKITDAYNRDADLANLLLDEYFLDVTAKYQQSVRDIVALAVQAGVPVPTFSAAITYFDSYRSEDLPANLIQAQRDYFGAHTYQRKDKEGTFHYSWYDEK
- a CDS encoding response regulator transcription factor, producing MVKRVLLVENEKQIARFIDLELQKEGYQVDVVEDGKAGLALIAATKYDLILFNYDLSDMSGETFAEEISRIRPASVLIVLDSREKIAEHKESIQRFAVSYMVKPFIISDLVDKITAIFRGRDYIDQHCSQMKIPTSYRNLRIDVEHHTVYRGKDMISLTRREYDLLATLMGSKGVVTRDQLLESVWKYESTGETNIVDVYIRYLRGKIDLPGQKSYIKTVRGIGYAMQDTLE
- a CDS encoding PTS transporter subunit IIBC, with protein sequence MMNKGSFKSLFSFEFWQKFGKALMVVIAVMPAAGLMISIGKSIPMINPNLSPLVITGGILEQIGWGVIGNLHILFALAIGGSWAKERAGGAFAAGLSFILINRITGAVFGVTSAMLADKDATVHTILGGSIKVADYFISVLEAPALNMGVFVGIISGFVGATAFNKYYNYRKLPEALSFFNGKRFVPFVVIVRSALTALVLAALWPVVQSGINGFGVWIANSQSTAPVLAPFLFGTLERLLLPFGLHHMLTIPINYTQLGGSYQVLTGAAKGTTVFGQDPLWLAWVTDLVNLKKADPSQYQHLLHAYTPARFKVGQMIGSFGILMGVVVAIYRNVDPDKKEKYKGMLFATALATFLTGVTEPIEYMFMFIATPLYLIYAFVQGAAFAMADLVHLRVHSFGSIEFLTRTPMAINAGLALDIFNFVWVTVLFAFIMYFIANFMIKKFNYATPGRNGNYEQNDDAPAGDGAAAGAATSSASSQVINIINLLGGRANIVDVDACMTRLRVTVKDAEKVGTEEQWKAEGAMGLVMKGQGVQAIYGPKADVLKSDIQDVLDSGEVIPETLPSQMTAVQKAEATFKGVTDEVHSVADGEVINIEDVKDPVFSQKMMGDGFAVEPENGHIVSPVAGKVTSVFPTKHALGLVTDNGLEVLVHIGLDTVSLEGKPFEVKVSEGQTVAAGDLLVEADLDAIREAGRETSTIVVFTNADAIKSVKVEHTGKLAANAPVATVEL
- a CDS encoding endonuclease/exonuclease/phosphatase family protein, producing MKFLTLNSHSWMEENAQQKFETLKEQILEAQYDVICFQEVNQEMGSEAVETDEYYQALPSSVAIHKDHFVRVLVEELAAQGLHYYWTWAYNHIGYDHLNEGVAVLSRQPLKADEILVSNMDDPTDYHTRRVAVAHTSVDGKEIAVASVHLSWWDKGFQFEWPRIENYFSQVGKPFILAGDFNNPAGQEGYETILSSSLKLQDSFIEAKETKGTYTVGPGIDGWTDNQVPLRIDYVFASPEWDIQRLHVIFDDQNKPHVSDHYGLEAELSL